From Vreelandella neptunia, the proteins below share one genomic window:
- the xseA gene encoding exodeoxyribonuclease VII large subunit, translating into MASPTPQALSVSQLNQRAKQTLERDVGEVWVEGELSNVSRPASGHVYFTLKDDRAQIRCALFRQRARFVSAPMRDGDQVKLRGRVSLFEPRGDYQLIADAVQAAGLGELLAAFERLKAQLEGEGVFANARPLPLPPRKLLILSSATGAAIRDVLAVLEARWPLADVTLIPVPVQGAEAAPAMISALALLNRQARLDPERDVILITRGGGSLEDLWAFNNEHLARAIFHSRLPVMSAVGHEVDITLADFAADMRAPTPSAAAERLVPDQHTLKRQLEHQHSRLQRAMQARLERDSQRLDTLRAKLRHPGEQLNRQRQHLTALNQRLNRAMQLTLSQQKAQVAQLSRRLASQDMARLHRAESERVSQLQRRLGSAMQRQLESRQARLKAAARELNAVSPLAVLGRGYAIAQDEQGQVIRRAEDTQPGQKLKLKLGEGRLSVEVKRRLKT; encoded by the coding sequence ATGGCCTCCCCTACTCCCCAGGCACTCTCCGTCAGCCAACTCAACCAGCGCGCCAAGCAAACCCTTGAGCGCGATGTGGGCGAAGTGTGGGTGGAGGGCGAGCTCTCTAACGTTTCCCGCCCGGCGTCAGGGCATGTCTATTTCACCCTGAAGGATGACCGGGCGCAGATTCGCTGTGCGCTGTTTCGTCAACGGGCGCGGTTCGTCTCCGCACCTATGCGCGACGGTGATCAGGTCAAGCTGCGCGGGCGGGTGTCGCTGTTCGAGCCCCGCGGCGACTACCAACTAATTGCCGATGCTGTGCAGGCGGCGGGCCTGGGCGAGCTGCTGGCGGCCTTTGAGCGTTTAAAAGCGCAGTTGGAAGGTGAAGGCGTGTTTGCCAACGCCCGGCCGCTGCCCTTACCGCCCCGCAAGCTGCTGATCTTGAGCTCCGCCACCGGGGCGGCGATTCGTGATGTGCTGGCGGTGCTGGAAGCGCGCTGGCCGCTGGCGGACGTGACGCTGATTCCGGTGCCCGTTCAAGGTGCCGAGGCGGCCCCGGCGATGATCTCGGCACTGGCGTTGCTCAACCGCCAAGCACGACTAGATCCAGAGCGGGATGTGATTTTGATCACCCGCGGCGGCGGTAGCCTGGAAGACCTCTGGGCGTTTAATAACGAACACTTGGCGCGGGCGATTTTTCACTCCCGGCTGCCGGTCATGTCGGCGGTGGGCCATGAGGTGGATATTACCCTGGCAGATTTTGCCGCCGATATGCGCGCGCCTACCCCCTCGGCGGCCGCCGAGCGCTTAGTTCCCGACCAGCACACCCTAAAGCGCCAGCTTGAACATCAACACAGCCGCTTGCAGCGGGCCATGCAGGCGCGTCTGGAGCGCGACAGCCAGCGGCTGGATACCCTGCGCGCCAAGCTGCGCCACCCCGGCGAACAGCTCAACCGTCAGCGCCAGCACTTAACCGCCCTCAATCAGCGCTTGAATCGCGCCATGCAGTTAACGCTTAGCCAACAAAAAGCCCAGGTGGCGCAGTTGAGCAGGCGCTTGGCCAGCCAGGATATGGCGCGGTTGCATCGCGCGGAAAGCGAGCGGGTGAGCCAGTTACAGCGCCGATTGGGGAGTGCGATGCAGCGCCAGTTGGAGAGCCGACAGGCACGTTTGAAAGCCGCCGCGCGGGAGTTAAACGCGGTCAGCCCGTTGGCGGTGCTGGGGCGCGGCTATGCGATTGCCCAGGATGAACAGGGCCAGGTCATTCGCCGCGCGGAAGATACCCAGCCCGGCCAGAAGCTGAAATTGAAGCTTGGTGAAGGCAGGCTAAGCGTGGAAGTTAAGCGGCGTCTAAAGACCTAA
- a CDS encoding phosphoribosyltransferase-like protein codes for MDRKTYERKLRDLVDNAWDQEVQWREVSAWIDNFTGEVISESEERLYLMFFLTRFVYFSKRLMREMLKSLYRDYFVAPICQRIRRNCNDSMNISQIQFLFDQELAATKFIGIGNPSESGAHLLYYFRQVNHLSKEQFSDFHGAFTKRANRSEVDGVSILPKQSNIKRYVMFDDVVGSGTQVTDYLSSDLRKLKKDKQLDIRFISLFATTAGLEKLNKKEMFDGKASCLFELDSSYKAFESDSRYFSNSPDWFDIDILKRIVKEYGEKLLPKCNMALGYKDGQLLLGFSHNTPDNTPPIFWYESPKSNWSPVFLRYNKIY; via the coding sequence ATGGATAGAAAAACATACGAAAGAAAGCTTCGTGACTTGGTCGATAATGCTTGGGATCAAGAAGTACAATGGAGAGAAGTAAGTGCTTGGATTGATAATTTCACAGGGGAAGTTATTAGTGAAAGTGAAGAAAGATTGTACTTAATGTTTTTCTTGACTCGTTTCGTCTATTTTAGTAAGCGTTTAATGAGAGAGATGTTGAAATCACTCTATCGGGATTATTTTGTTGCGCCTATTTGCCAACGAATTAGGAGAAATTGTAATGATTCTATGAATATTTCTCAAATACAATTTCTTTTTGATCAAGAGCTTGCTGCTACTAAATTCATAGGAATAGGTAACCCATCTGAAAGTGGGGCACATCTACTTTACTATTTTAGACAAGTTAATCATTTAAGTAAGGAGCAGTTCTCAGATTTCCATGGGGCGTTTACAAAAAGAGCAAATCGCTCGGAAGTTGACGGCGTTAGCATTTTACCAAAACAAAGCAATATCAAACGTTATGTTATGTTTGATGACGTCGTTGGTTCTGGAACACAGGTCACTGATTACTTATCGAGTGACTTGCGAAAGTTAAAGAAAGATAAACAATTAGATATAAGGTTTATCTCCCTTTTTGCGACAACCGCTGGCCTTGAGAAATTAAATAAAAAAGAAATGTTTGACGGAAAAGCATCATGTTTGTTTGAGCTAGATAGCTCATACAAGGCTTTTGAGAGTGATTCTAGATACTTTTCGAACAGTCCTGATTGGTTTGATATTGACATCCTGAAAAGAATAGTTAAGGAATATGGGGAAAAGCTACTTCCAAAGTGTAATATGGCTTTAGGATATAAGGATGGTCAGCTTCTCCTTGGTTTTTCTCACAACACACCTGATAACACTCCACCTATATTCTGGTATGAAAGCCCAAAATCAAATTGGTCACCAGTGTTTTTGAGATATAATAAAATATACTAG
- a CDS encoding DsbA family oxidoreductase — protein sequence MSQQIIVYTDYVCPFCLLAEEAIVQATDGMDVEIRWRPFELRPAPVPTLKVEDPYLPKIWQDSVYPMAKKLGVPITLPNISPQPRTDKAFEVFAMAEEQGLGHAYSMAALKAFFQQERDIGDPEVLADIGESVGLERQAVLDALAEGRYREQHQAAQRHAVEEALIQSVPTLVIDGEVIQGVPDPAALKRFLLERA from the coding sequence TTGTCTCAACAGATTATTGTCTACACCGATTACGTTTGCCCCTTCTGCCTGCTAGCCGAAGAGGCCATTGTTCAGGCAACCGACGGTATGGATGTCGAAATCCGCTGGCGGCCCTTTGAGCTGCGCCCAGCCCCGGTGCCCACGCTGAAGGTGGAAGACCCTTACTTGCCTAAAATATGGCAGGATTCGGTTTACCCCATGGCCAAAAAGCTCGGTGTGCCCATTACGCTGCCCAATATCTCGCCCCAGCCACGCACCGACAAAGCCTTTGAAGTATTCGCCATGGCCGAAGAGCAGGGCTTGGGTCACGCCTACTCCATGGCGGCTTTAAAAGCGTTCTTCCAGCAGGAGCGCGATATTGGCGACCCGGAAGTGCTGGCGGATATTGGCGAGTCGGTAGGCCTGGAGCGCCAAGCGGTGCTGGATGCGCTGGCCGAAGGCCGCTACCGCGAGCAGCATCAGGCGGCCCAGCGCCACGCCGTAGAAGAAGCGCTTATTCAGTCGGTGCCTACCCTGGTCATCGATGGCGAAGTGATTCAGGGCGTACCTGATCCCGCCGCCCTCAAACGTTTTCTATTAGAGCGGGCTTAA
- a CDS encoding DUF4357 domain-containing protein, whose protein sequence is MHIGSVGCKTSIHAGFSFSLPSTAADILVGGSANGRLAWKDASGKILKAIQDESLASI, encoded by the coding sequence ATGCATATTGGCTCCGTTGGATGTAAAACGAGTATTCACGCAGGGTTTTCGTTTTCCCTCCCCTCAACAGCAGCTGACATATTGGTAGGCGGCAGCGCCAATGGTCGGCTGGCTTGGAAAGATGCTAGCGGTAAAATCTTGAAAGCCATTCAGGATGAGAGCTTGGCGAGTATTTAA
- the guaA gene encoding glutamine-hydrolyzing GMP synthase: MSDIHAHKILILDFGSQYTQLIARRVREIGVYSEVRAFDITEEEIREYNPNGIIMAGGPESVTELDSPRAPQCVFEMGLPVFGICYGMQTMAEQLGGKVEGSNQREFGYAQIQIDEDNALFKDIKDHVDAKSGKALLDVWMSHGDKVAQAPAEFTVTASTPSCPIAAMAWEEKQFYGVQFHPEVTHTLQGQRILEHFVLDICKAEKLWTPAQIIEDQVQRVREQVGDRHVLLGLSGGVDSSVVAALLHKAIGTQLTCVFVDNGLLRKAEGDQVMETFAKHMGVKVIRVDAEDLFLGKLKGEKDPEAKRKIIGNTFIDVFDEEASKIDGVEFLAQGTIYPDVIESAASKTGKAHVIKSHHNVGGLPETMKLKLVEPLRELFKDEVRKLGLELGLPYDMVYRHPFPGPGLGVRILGEVKKEYADILRDADAIFIEELRASGWYEKTSQAFAVFLPVKSVGVVGDGRRYEWVIALRAVETIDFMTARWAHLPYELLEKVSNRIINELEGVSRVTYDVSSKPPATIEWE; encoded by the coding sequence ATGAGTGACATTCACGCCCATAAGATTTTGATTCTCGACTTCGGCTCGCAGTACACCCAACTGATCGCCCGTCGCGTACGCGAGATTGGCGTCTATTCCGAAGTCCGCGCGTTTGATATCACCGAAGAGGAGATCCGCGAGTACAACCCCAACGGCATTATCATGGCCGGTGGCCCGGAATCCGTGACGGAACTGGACTCCCCGCGTGCGCCGCAGTGCGTGTTCGAGATGGGCCTGCCGGTGTTTGGTATCTGCTACGGCATGCAGACCATGGCCGAGCAGCTGGGCGGTAAGGTAGAAGGCTCTAACCAGCGTGAATTCGGCTACGCGCAGATTCAGATCGACGAAGATAACGCGCTGTTCAAAGACATCAAAGACCACGTAGACGCTAAAAGCGGCAAAGCCCTGCTGGACGTATGGATGAGCCACGGCGACAAGGTCGCCCAAGCGCCCGCAGAGTTCACCGTGACCGCCTCCACGCCGAGCTGCCCGATTGCCGCCATGGCCTGGGAAGAGAAGCAGTTTTACGGCGTACAGTTTCACCCGGAAGTGACCCACACCCTGCAGGGTCAGCGCATTCTTGAGCACTTCGTGCTGGATATCTGTAAAGCCGAAAAGCTATGGACGCCCGCGCAAATCATCGAAGACCAGGTTCAGCGCGTGCGCGAACAAGTGGGCGATCGCCACGTACTGCTTGGCCTCTCCGGCGGTGTGGATTCTTCTGTGGTTGCCGCGCTGTTGCACAAGGCAATTGGCACCCAGCTGACCTGCGTATTCGTCGATAACGGCCTGCTGCGTAAAGCGGAAGGCGACCAGGTCATGGAAACCTTCGCCAAGCACATGGGCGTGAAGGTGATCCGCGTAGACGCCGAAGACCTGTTCCTCGGCAAGCTGAAAGGCGAAAAAGACCCGGAAGCCAAGCGCAAAATCATCGGCAATACCTTTATCGACGTATTCGATGAAGAGGCCAGCAAGATCGACGGCGTCGAGTTCCTGGCCCAGGGCACCATCTACCCGGACGTGATCGAATCCGCCGCTTCTAAAACCGGCAAAGCGCACGTGATCAAATCCCACCACAACGTAGGTGGCCTGCCGGAAACCATGAAGCTCAAGCTGGTCGAGCCGCTGCGCGAACTGTTCAAAGACGAAGTGCGCAAACTCGGCCTGGAACTCGGCTTGCCCTACGATATGGTCTACCGCCACCCGTTCCCCGGCCCCGGCCTGGGCGTGCGTATTCTGGGCGAAGTGAAGAAAGAGTATGCCGACATCCTCCGCGATGCCGACGCCATCTTCATCGAAGAGCTACGCGCCTCCGGCTGGTACGAAAAAACCAGCCAAGCCTTCGCCGTGTTCCTACCGGTGAAATCCGTAGGCGTAGTCGGCGACGGCCGCCGCTACGAATGGGTCATCGCGCTACGCGCGGTAGAAACCATCGACTTCATGACCGCCCGCTGGGCGCACCTGCCTTACGAGCTGCTGGAGAAGGTTTCCAATAGGATTATCAATGAGTTGGAAGGGGTTTCTCGGGTGACTTATGACGTGAGCAGCAAGCCGCCTGCTACTATTGAGTGGGAGTGA
- a CDS encoding MFS transporter, protein MSSRKLDLYFYVAFLFLTFMSIGSSFVTISWIAVEDGSISVLGRIFLLSSVTGIVISIIGGILTDSWNRKIVVRLGLVTQITALAILLFGITQRHSLPPFLYIFSILNTASMSVKAGSIDGIFQSIICKEKRISMSVRVSIIRQLGLAIGMGGSGFLLEQTSASICVLLLLLVSIIRFFISEAFLKNLKQIKQSISPNALQLWKEGFEYAISDKKLYIAIFGVSLTFSVAQMTNVLIPGFVQNELSASSNVYGLLEMAWSIGGGSILLIAAFKRYPTSLTNFEALLLCLLGSTMIIFSFLRFIPALILLYAIMGGLFSITRARFDGKLLTFCSEDMIGRIRATTSVLTNLGGMIIYLIPTIFPITSISILYTTWGAIIVCAGLIIWVLKPTQ, encoded by the coding sequence ATGTCATCAAGAAAGCTGGACTTATATTTCTATGTAGCGTTCTTGTTTTTAACTTTTATGTCTATTGGCAGTAGTTTCGTCACAATTTCATGGATAGCGGTTGAAGACGGCTCGATATCAGTATTAGGTAGAATATTTCTTTTGTCTAGCGTTACTGGTATAGTTATTTCAATCATAGGAGGAATACTAACGGACAGCTGGAACAGAAAAATCGTTGTTAGACTAGGATTAGTTACTCAAATCACTGCCTTGGCAATCCTACTCTTCGGCATAACTCAAAGACATAGTTTGCCTCCCTTTCTTTATATATTCAGCATACTAAACACTGCCAGCATGTCAGTAAAAGCAGGTTCGATAGACGGCATTTTTCAATCGATTATTTGCAAAGAAAAAAGAATTTCAATGTCTGTAAGAGTCTCTATCATACGCCAATTAGGACTAGCCATTGGAATGGGAGGTAGTGGTTTTTTATTAGAACAAACCAGTGCCAGCATTTGCGTATTACTGTTGCTCTTAGTATCTATAATACGTTTTTTTATTAGCGAAGCATTTCTGAAAAACTTGAAACAAATAAAGCAAAGCATCTCCCCCAATGCCTTACAACTTTGGAAAGAAGGGTTTGAATATGCAATCAGTGACAAAAAATTATATATTGCAATATTTGGAGTATCATTAACTTTTTCAGTGGCACAAATGACAAATGTGCTTATTCCTGGATTCGTACAAAATGAGCTCTCCGCTAGCAGCAATGTATATGGCTTATTAGAAATGGCTTGGTCTATCGGAGGAGGGTCTATACTCCTTATTGCCGCCTTCAAACGCTACCCCACTTCTCTAACTAATTTTGAAGCACTTCTTTTGTGCTTGCTTGGCAGTACAATGATTATTTTCTCTTTTCTACGCTTCATTCCTGCACTGATACTGCTTTACGCAATTATGGGAGGACTTTTTTCCATTACTAGAGCGAGGTTCGACGGAAAATTATTAACGTTCTGTTCTGAAGACATGATTGGTAGGATTCGAGCTACTACCTCAGTTCTAACAAATCTGGGGGGTATGATCATATATCTTATACCAACTATCTTCCCCATTACTTCTATTTCCATCCTCTACACAACTTGGGGAGCTATTATCGTATGCGCAGGCTTAATAATATGGGTTTTAAAGCCGACACAATAA
- the guaB gene encoding IMP dehydrogenase, producing MLRMAQEALTFDDVLLVPGFSDVLPKDVSLKTRLTRNLSLNIPLLSAAMDTVTEARLAIAMAQEGGIGIIHKSMAMTQQAAEVRKVKKHESVIVKDPVTVSPKAKLEDLLAMAREYGFSGFPVVEGETLVGIVTERDMRFQPNHGDSVEAIMTPRDRLVTVKEGTDLETSKAKMREHRIEKMLIVDDEFHLRGLVTFQDIEKARTYPMAAKDSDGRLLVGAAVGTGPETPDRVAALAEAGVDVIIVDTAHGHSQGVLDRVRWIKEHFPQIQVIGGNIATAGAARALAEAGADAVKVGIGPGSICTTRIVAGVGVPQITAVSNVAEALKEYDIPLIADGGVRYSGDLAKAIAAGASAVMVGGLLAGTEEAPGEVELYQGRTYKAYRGMGSMGAMSQSQGSADRYFQDKSEGAEKLVPEGIEGRVPYKGMMSAIVHQLMGGLRASMGYTGCRDIQEMRTKPEFVQITGAGFNESHVHNVQITKEAPNYRVS from the coding sequence ATGCTACGTATGGCCCAAGAAGCACTAACGTTCGATGACGTTCTCCTCGTTCCCGGCTTCTCCGATGTCCTCCCCAAGGATGTCAGCCTCAAAACCCGCCTGACCCGCAATCTTTCGCTCAATATCCCGCTCCTCTCTGCCGCGATGGACACCGTTACCGAAGCGCGTCTAGCGATTGCGATGGCCCAGGAAGGCGGCATCGGCATCATCCATAAGAGCATGGCCATGACCCAGCAAGCCGCTGAGGTGCGCAAGGTCAAAAAGCACGAAAGCGTGATTGTAAAAGACCCGGTCACCGTTAGCCCGAAAGCCAAGCTCGAAGACCTGCTCGCCATGGCCCGTGAATACGGCTTCTCCGGTTTCCCCGTTGTAGAAGGCGAAACCCTGGTGGGTATCGTGACCGAGCGTGACATGCGCTTCCAGCCTAACCACGGTGACAGCGTCGAAGCGATCATGACACCGCGCGACCGACTGGTTACCGTTAAAGAAGGTACCGACCTCGAAACCAGCAAAGCCAAAATGCGCGAACACCGCATCGAGAAAATGCTGATCGTTGATGACGAGTTCCACCTGCGTGGCCTGGTCACCTTCCAGGATATCGAAAAAGCCCGCACCTACCCGATGGCCGCTAAAGACAGCGACGGCCGTTTGTTAGTCGGCGCAGCGGTCGGCACCGGCCCGGAAACCCCGGATCGCGTCGCGGCGCTAGCTGAAGCAGGCGTGGACGTGATCATTGTCGATACCGCCCACGGCCACTCCCAAGGCGTTCTCGACCGCGTTCGCTGGATCAAAGAGCACTTCCCGCAGATTCAGGTGATTGGCGGCAACATCGCCACCGCCGGTGCTGCCCGGGCGCTGGCCGAAGCAGGCGCGGATGCCGTTAAAGTCGGTATCGGCCCTGGCTCAATCTGCACCACTCGCATTGTAGCCGGCGTTGGCGTACCGCAAATTACCGCGGTTTCCAACGTGGCCGAAGCGCTCAAAGAGTACGACATTCCGCTGATTGCCGATGGCGGCGTGCGTTACTCCGGTGATTTGGCCAAGGCGATTGCCGCTGGCGCCAGCGCCGTGATGGTCGGCGGCCTGCTGGCTGGTACCGAAGAAGCCCCCGGCGAAGTCGAGCTTTACCAGGGCCGTACCTACAAAGCCTACCGTGGCATGGGTTCCATGGGTGCCATGTCGCAGAGCCAGGGCAGCGCCGACCGCTACTTCCAGGATAAGAGCGAAGGCGCCGAGAAGCTGGTGCCGGAAGGCATCGAAGGCCGTGTTCCCTATAAAGGCATGATGAGCGCCATCGTTCACCAGCTAATGGGCGGGCTGCGCGCCTCCATGGGCTACACCGGCTGCCGCGATATTCAGGAAATGCGCACCAAGCCGGAGTTTGTACAAATTACCGGCGCTGGCTTTAACGAATCCCACGTTCACAACGTGCAGATCACCAAGGAAGCTCCCAACTATCGGGTGAGCTAA
- a CDS encoding DUF808 family protein, whose protein sequence is MGGLIGLLDDIAALAKLTAASLDDVSAAAGRATAKAAGVVVDDTAVTPQYLQRVAAERELSLVKQIALGSIRNKLIFILPVALLLNHFLPALLPIILMVGGTYLAFEGAEKVWHKLSGNKPAVEKGPTANKRALIKTGQSRVMKCEQPSLALTDTGAVRCNSRRGASL, encoded by the coding sequence ATGGGCGGTTTAATTGGATTACTGGATGACATTGCCGCATTGGCGAAGTTGACCGCAGCATCATTGGACGATGTGAGTGCCGCCGCTGGGCGTGCGACGGCGAAGGCGGCCGGGGTGGTGGTGGATGATACGGCGGTGACGCCGCAATATTTGCAGCGGGTGGCAGCGGAGCGTGAACTGTCGCTTGTGAAGCAGATCGCGCTGGGCTCCATCCGCAACAAGCTGATTTTTATCCTGCCGGTGGCGCTGCTGCTGAATCACTTTTTGCCCGCGCTATTGCCGATCATTCTGATGGTGGGTGGCACCTATCTGGCCTTTGAAGGTGCGGAGAAGGTCTGGCACAAGCTCTCCGGCAACAAGCCAGCAGTAGAGAAGGGGCCGACGGCCAATAAAAGAGCGCTGATAAAAACGGGACAGTCTAGAGTGATGAAATGCGAACAACCTTCATTGGCGTTGACAGATACTGGAGCAGTGCGATGCAACTCCCGTCGCGGCGCTAGTCTGTGA